A single genomic interval of Dysidea avara chromosome 8, odDysAvar1.4, whole genome shotgun sequence harbors:
- the LOC136263770 gene encoding probable LIM domain-containing serine/threonine-protein kinase DDB_G0287001, with amino-acid sequence MDLRIAALADVIEGIEYLHSNGVVHGDIKPLNVLVCGDGISEFNFKVADYASYMANPSQTSHSMTLKQMMTPGYMAPEVFPNQGAAGCSTQKPSKASDIYSFAIMAYEVVFLCQAWDNVHIALMESVKQGQRPVIPSEADEWVSNLIKECWLGDPEARPTAAAV; translated from the coding sequence ATGGACTTGAGAATTGCAGCTTTGGCAGATGTCATTGAAGGCATTGAATATCTTCATTCTAATGGTGTGGTGCATGGTGATATCAAGCCTTTGAATGTATTGGTTTGTGGGGATGGTATAAGCGAGTTCAATTTTAAAGTAGCAGATTATGCTAGCTACATGGCAAACCCATCACAAACTTCTCACTCAATGACGCTCAAACAAATGATGACACCAGGTTACATGGCACCAGAGGTTTTTCCTAATCAGGGAGCAGCTGGTTGCTCAACCCAAAAGCCTAGCAAAGCTTCAGACATTTATTCATTTGCAATTATGGCTTATGAAGTGGTTTTTTTATGTCAGGCATGGGATAATGTGCACATTGCACTGATGGAAAGCGTAAAGCAAGGACAACGGCCAGTAATCCCCTCGGAGGCAGATGAATGGGTATCTAACCTGATTAAAGAGTGCTGGTTAGGTGATCCAGAGGCTAGacctactgctgctgctgtataa
- the LOC136263476 gene encoding uncharacterized protein, whose amino-acid sequence MWILQRALKNITARMLPNPVLLLDPQPASTTFLILRNCAKNLNTDEKKPAKSSVTTSSLKGRVKKEMSYPELLKWIKKTADWQLLATFLLNEHTVSRDIDMIEEEARGKIVKCQIALARMYTESTNVEVSWRRVYDAFINADYNNIAEDIRKKYLLK is encoded by the exons ATGTGGATTCTGCAGAGAGCACTAAAGAACATTACCGCAAGGATGTTGCCAAATCCCGTGCTGCTACTAGATCCTCAACCAGCAAGTACTACTTTTCTAATATTGAGAAACTGTGCAAAGAATCTAAACACAG ATGAGAAAAAGCCTGCAAAGTCTTCTGTTACCACATCAAGTTTGAAAGGCAGAGTGAAGA AGGAGATGTCATACCCTGAGCTACTGAAGTGGATAAAGAAGACAGCAGATTGGCAGCTGTTAGCAACATTCCTTCTTAATGAGCATACTGTGTCAAGGGATATTGACATGATTGAAGAAGAAGCCAGAGGAAAGATTGTCAAGTGTCAAATAGCTTTGGCTAGAATGTACACAGAGTCCACTAATGTTGAGGTCTCCTGGAGGAGGGTGTATGATGCATTCATCAATGCTGATTACAACAACATTGCTGAAGATATAAGAAAGAAGTACCTCTTGAAATAA